In [Mycobacterium] stephanolepidis, the genomic window TGGTTCGGCTCTGAACTATGCGAAGGCCGCTTTGTCGGCGGCCACGGGGGACGAGGCGGTTTTGGCGTTCGACGTGAATCCCTATGCGATAGCGGCGGTTACCGATCCGCCGACCATGGAGCGATACTGCGATCTGGTGTTAGGTGGCCTCGGTGACATTGGTGCCGCGGATCGGCAATTGCTCGTGAGCACCTTTCAGCAGTGGGTCACTTGTGACGGTTCCATTCCGGCCACTGCAGGTGCGATGTTCTGCCATCCCAACACCGTGCGGTATCGGTTGCGCAGGCTCAAGCAACTGACGGGACGCGATATCGCTCGCCCCCGTGACATCGCCGAGCTGCATCTCGCCATCGAAGCCGAGCGCCGCCTGAACCTTTCCTAGCCGCGGACCGGCAACGGCTCGACACCGACGAGCTCGCAACTCTTGGCATATAGGTCGTCCTGCGCCGCTTTATTTTTGGTGTAGCGCCGTACCGGGCTCGGTGTTTGTGCGGCGAGGTATTCCCCATTGCGTCCGCGGTGCTCCGCCGACACCGCCATGTCGGTGATCAGCTGACTCGGCCGCTCCGGTGTGATCAGCGCCAGCATCACCACTGACCGCACGGGCTGCGGTATCTCACGCCAGATGTCGGATCTGACATTGCCGGGATGCAGTGCGTTCGACGTGACCCCCTCGGGGAGGCGGCGCGCCAGCGCATTGCTGAACAGGAGATTGCCCATCTTGGACTGCGCATAGGCAGAGAAGGTGAAGTAGAAACGCCTTCCTCGCCAGGTGTTTTCGTTGATCCTGCCCACGCTGTGGGCAACGGAAGCCAAGTGGATGATGCGGGCATCGCGGGTTGGTGCGGCCTGCAGCTGAGGAAGCAGCAGGTGCGTCAGCAAGAATGGGCCCAGATAGTTGGCGCC contains:
- a CDS encoding SDR family NAD(P)-dependent oxidoreductase encodes the protein MPKTIVITGANAGIGLASAHRLAADGHTIVMACRNQDKARAARDQILEATPGARVDVLSLDLSSFGHIRRFAAELAAQHPQVDVLINNAGASPMRQSKTEDGFELQWGANYLGPFLLTHLLLPQLQAAPTRDARIIHLASVAHSVGRINENTWRGRRFYFTFSAYAQSKMGNLLFSNALARRLPEGVTSNALHPGNVRSDIWREIPQPVRSVVMLALITPERPSQLITDMAVSAEHRGRNGEYLAAQTPSPVRRYTKNKAAQDDLYAKSCELVGVEPLPVRG